The SAR202 cluster bacterium DNA window GCGATTCTGGAAGGGGAGGTGTGAGGCTGGAGAGATGTCATCAGCCCCGGCAGCGTGTCCTCGGAGAAGTCGTCCCGGAACCAGGCGATGTCCGCAAACTTGTCCGTCTCCACGCCGAGAATCTGGACTGAGGAAGGCCCCGCCGACCCGGTCGTGCGGAACGCGAGAGCAGATTCCGTGATCGCCGATGTGGCGGTGTACTGCTCGTCGATCGCCTTCAGGCCGCCGCGTATCAGGTACGGATTGCCGCGAAGGCGCATGTCTGTGGGAACGTCGAACAGGATCCTCTCCTCCTGGCTGCGGGCCAGCGTGCCGCCCACCGTTGTGGAAAGGACCGCAAGGCCGGTTGCGAGCACCAGAAGCAGCACCAGCCACGTGTACTGCAAGGGATTACGGGCCATGCGCCAGATCGCCATCGTGAGCCATACCGGCGTCGCCTTGGATATCTGCCTGAAAGCCATGAACAGCAGCTGCGCCGGCACAACCGCAACCATTCCCACTATCGCCTGGAACAGGTTGTCAGTAGTGTCTATTTCGTGGAAGGACAGGAATGCCGCCGTGAACGCCGCCTGCACCACCATCCCGATCCCCTGCTTCATCGTCCCTTCGCCGCGGCTCGTGAGCCAGTAGGCCACGGCCACGCCAAGCGCCATCGCCGGCGCTGTCAGCCATTCGTCCATCGCCAGCCGGTCCTGCCACCCGCGCGTCAGCAGCACGGCAATGACTGGCACCGTGGTCACTGCCACAAGCAGGTGCACCAGCCCGCGTGACTCGCCCGCAACGTACCTGACGAGCAGCGGAAATACTCTCATGAAGAAGAGCGCCACAACCACAAGGAACAGCACCGGCGCAAAAAGCAGCGTCTCGTTAATCTGCACGTCCGAGAACAGCCCGCCGGATACCAGCTGCCCGCGCGACCGCAGCTCCCAGAACACGATTCCGCCCAGACCCATCAGCGCGAAGTCCAGATAATACCGGTGGAAGAACGACATCGTCGCTGGCCGCGCCGCGCGCAGCTTTTGCACCAGGATGCCGCTGCGGGTACCCATTGCGCCGTAGAGGGCGAAGATGGCAAGGCACGCCAGGCCGATGAGGCCAGCGGCCATGAACGGCGCGCCGTTGAGCTGCACGGGCAGGAACCCGCCTCCGGTCGTCTCCGAAAAGTACGGCGTCTTGCCGGCGAGCGCAACAATCACTGTTGACAGGAACGGCGCGGCAATGACCGCAACCCCCACCATCACCAGGCCTTCCAGCACGTAAAGTCGCAGAAGCTGGAGGAGTCCCACACCACGGGTCCGGAGCAGCGCGGCGTCCCGCTCCCTGCTCTGAATAAGGTATGACATCATCATCGAAAGGTAGAAGAGCACCGTCACAATCATGACGGCCACCAGGAGCATGAGCGGGACGCGGGAGAATAGGCTGCGCCGGTTAACGTCGGAGATGGTGCCGGTGATGATGCCCGTGTTCACCTGCGCGCCGGTCATCTCCTTGTTGATCTCCGTCTGGAACGCCGCCAGCCGGGCCTCAACCTTCGCGATAGGCCAGCTAGATACCAGTCCCTTGTCTATCTTGGAGAAGAGGATGGGGCTCGCGAGAGAGCCGGGGTACGCCTTACCCCAAACCTCGGTCATCGCGTTGCGGCTGACGTAGACCGCTACGGCTATGTCCTTGTCTGTATCGAACCTGGTGCCCTCAGGAGCTGCCGGTACTGGGTCCGGAACAGTGGAGAAGTAGAAAGCGCCCGCATCAGTCCAGAACGGGGAGAGCGCGTCATTCGGCTCAATCACGCCCGTGATCCGAATCGAGACCCGGGTCTCAGTCGCCAGGTCCGGCGCGAGCGTGACCACGTCGCCGGCC harbors:
- a CDS encoding hydroxyisourate hydrolase; the encoded protein is MHELSIPKLIMKRLLDDWKLLLSVFIGILIVVTVATATPLYLKALEQLAFRVTLNRITNPFLTFSIYPPRMALDAESLDQAEDVVSAAAERHLEEIYAGHETFFRTSGVIAGIPDRPLPDAVQQGANATVGYGLIEYLSGLDQNARFIDGRMSTEAVEQGPRGPIIEGVVSFPTADEYKFKAGDVVTLAPDLATETRVSIRITGVIEPNDALSPFWTDAGAFYFSTVPDPVPAAPEGTRFDTDKDIAVAVYVSRNAMTEVWGKAYPGSLASPILFSKIDKGLVSSWPIAKVEARLAAFQTEINKEMTGAQVNTGIITGTISDVNRRSLFSRVPLMLLVAVMIVTVLFYLSMMMSYLIQSRERDAALLRTRGVGLLQLLRLYVLEGLVMVGVAVIAAPFLSTVIVALAGKTPYFSETTGGGFLPVQLNGAPFMAAGLIGLACLAIFALYGAMGTRSGILVQKLRAARPATMSFFHRYYLDFALMGLGGIVFWELRSRGQLVSGGLFSDVQINETLLFAPVLFLVVVALFFMRVFPLLVRYVAGESRGLVHLLVAVTTVPVIAVLLTRGWQDRLAMDEWLTAPAMALGVAVAYWLTSRGEGTMKQGIGMVVQAAFTAAFLSFHEIDTTDNLFQAIVGMVAVVPAQLLFMAFRQISKATPVWLTMAIWRMARNPLQYTWLVLLLVLATGLAVLSTTVGGTLARSQEERILFDVPTDMRLRGNPYLIRGGLKAIDEQYTATSAITESALAFRTTGSAGPSSVQILGVETDKFADIAWFRDDFSEDTLPGLMTSLQPHTSPSRIALPEGATEVGVWVKPAALHVQISVWMVLQDAKGVTRTVSLGDLGQPQWHIVRGQVPESLQAPIHILGVELYEPGWDVGSMTAGSNTGSVGTVLMDDIVAFVGEGGEGQVLESFEGGLRWSPMATSVTDRDAIAISNAEAVSGLYSLKFDFGRYKNRGVRGFYQLPGDQNVPILVNTGLAGSNGLRPGDRFTAVVAGTLVPVEVREIVDFFPTVDPGQGHFVVADMGQLLSYLNLMSHLGNTDPNELFVSTAGHDEVAMRQMLADFVKGMVNYQSGSERLQAVRLDPLTSSGWKAMVLVALGIVLMAATFGYVSYLLLVAGKSKHEVGFLKSMGLSRLQLGALVGFEHMAIVGMGLGLGTWAGFQMSRMMVSPLAVTDQGQTVVPPFVMITDWGLMAPTYIAIVALFVAALVVLNRTIGRVDMHAIARAGDS